The genomic interval CGTACGAGATATCCGGACCCCACAGTTTGGACTCGGCCGCCATATCGTACGCCAGCGGCGGGTCACCTGCGGTGTAGAGCATATCGTCGGTCTGTACGACTCCGCCGAATCCCGTGTTCCAGTCGAACGTCTCGACCAGTTCGCCCGACGACGCCGATACGACGTACGTTTCGAACACGCCCACGGCGTAGATTCGTTGCTCGGTTGTGGCGATTCCGACGAGGTGTCCCTCCATTTCGTCGAGCTCCCAGACGGTCTCGCCCGACTCGGCATCCAACGCCCGGACTATCGGTTCCTGTTCGTCTCCGCTCCCGTCGGCGTCGCTTCCGAACACGACGAGTCCGTCGTGAACCGCCACGTAGTCCATCTTGGTCCGTGTGCCGTCGTCTCGGGTCTCGTGAGTCCACTGTTCGTCTCCGGTGTCGGCATCGAGCGCGAACAACTCGGCGTTGTCGGCTTCGTCACCCGATGCCGACGCGCCGACGAAGACCATCGAGTCGGTGGCCGCGAGCGAGGTTTCGATGTTCAGTAGCATGTACTGCTCCGGAACCGCGCTGGTGGACCACTCCGATGTCCCGTCGCTCGCGTATCGTCGGAGCTCGTTCCCGTACGACGCGGTGTAAAGCGAGTCGCCCCTGACGGCGAGGCTGTGACCGCTGAACGACCACTGTTCGGACAGGTCGATACCGGCATTCCGGTCGTCGTCCGTCTCGTCCGTTTCCGTCGTCTCGTCGGTTTCCGCTGTCTGGGTGGGTCCGCTCGTCGTTTCCGACGATGATTGCGTTGTCGATTCCTCGGTCGTCTGGGTCGACTGGTCCTCATCGCTGGTCAACCGCAGACACCCGCCGGTCAACCCGATTCCCGAGAGTGCCAGTACCTCCCGTCTTCTCATGACCACCGGTTCGAAACCCCCTCAAATATAGATGCGTGATGTCCCGCCAGCGCCGAGATGTATCGAGAGGCAACGCCACACTCAAGTCCACGGCGACCAACCTCACACCGAATGACCGACACCGAGGTCCTCGTGGTCGGCGGGGGGTCGACCGGATGCGGGGTCGCCCGCGACCTCGCGATGCGCGGGGTCGACGTGACCCTCGTCGAGAAGGGCAACCTCACCCACGGAACGACCGGCCGGATGCACGGCCTGCTCCACAGCGGCGGCCGCTACGCCGTCTCCGACCGGGCGAGCGCGGAGGAGTGCATCGAGGAGAACCGCGTCCTCCGGGACATCGCCTCCCACTGCGTCGAGATGACCGGCGGCCAGTTCGTCCAGTTGGCGGGCGACCCCGACGAGTACTTCGAGCGGAAGCTCGCGGGGTGTCGCGACTGCGGCATCCCCGCCGAGGTCCTCACGGCCGAGGAGGCCCGCGAGGAAGAACCCTACCTCACGAAGGACGTGGAGCGCGCGATTCGGGTGCCCGACGGCGCGGTCGACCCCTTCCGGCTCTGCGTGGCGAACGCCGCCGACGCCGAGCGCCACGGCGCGCGAATCGAGACCCACACCGAGGTCGTGGACGTGCTCGTCGACGGCGAGGCGCGTCGCGCCTCGCCGTCGACGAGCGAGCGACCCCCGCGGGGGGACGTGTTCGGCGTGGAGGTCCGCCACGAGTCCGGGCCCGGCAAGCGCGAGCACGCCGCGCCGGGCGAGCGAGAGCGCATCACGGCCGAGTACGTCGTCAACGCCGCGGGCGCGTGGGCCGGGCAGTTGGGCGCGATGGCGGGCGTCGACGTGGACGTTCGGCCCTCGAAGGGGGCGATGGTGGTGATGAACTGTCGGCAGGTCGACACCGTGATAAACCGCTGTCGGCCCAAGGGCGACGCCGACATCGTGGTGCCCCACGAGACGACCGCGATTCTGGGCACGACCGACGTGGAGGTCGAGGACCCCGAGGAGTACCCCGAGGAGCACTGGGAAGTGGACCTGATGATAGACGAACTCGCCGAGTTGGTTCCCATCCTCCGGGAGGCCCGGACGGTCCGGTCGTTCTGGGGCGTGCGACCGCTCTACGAGCCCCCCGAACGGGGGACTACGGACCCCACCGACATCACCCGCGACTACTTCCTGCTCGACCACGAAGAGCGCGACGGCCTCTCGGGGTTCGCGTCCATCGTCGGCGGGAAGTTCACCACCTACCGACTGATGGCCGAGGAGATAGCCGACCACGTCTGCGGGGAACTGGGGGTCTCCGCGCGGTGTCGAACGGCCGACGAACCCCTCCCCGGGAGCGAGGACCCCGGGGTGCTGGACGACCACATGGACCGGTTCGGCCTGCGCTCGCCGATTGCCCGACGGAGCGCCCAGCGACTCGGGAGCCGGGCCGACGAGGTCCTCCGGACCGACGACCCCAACCCCGTCCTCTGCGACTGCGAGGCGGTCACCCGCGCGGAGGTCCGGGACGCCATCGCCCAGTCGGGAACCGACCTCAACGCGGTTCGCATCCGGACCCGGGCCTCGATGGGCAACTGTCAGGGCGGGTTCTGCGCTCACCGCCTCGCCGCCGAACTCCACCCCGAGTACGGCGACGAGCAGGCCGACGCCGCGCTCGACGAACTCATAGACGAGCGCTGGAAGGGCGAGCGCCACGCCCTCTGGGGCGAACAGCTCTCGCAGGCGATGCTCAACTACGCGCTTCAGGCGACCACGATGAACCGCGACCGCGACACCCGAGACGGTGCGCGAATCGACTTCGCGGCGTTCGACTCGGGGACCCGAACGCCCCCCGAACGGGAGGAGAGCCGTGGCGATTGAGGACGACGTTCTCGTAATCGGGGGCGGCCTCGCCGGGATGACCGCCGCGCTCGCGGCCGCCCGCGAGGGCGCGGGCGTCCGCGTCGTCTCCCACAAGGAGTCGACCCTGCGCTCGGCGAGCGGATTGGTCGACGTGCTGGGATATCCGCCGGAACGCGCGCCGGGGTCGGCGTCCGGGGACGCCGACCCCGGCGCGAGCGTGCGGGGAGAGGACGAGAACGCCGACCCCGCCGCGCGCTCGCGCCGCGAGCGCGCGGCCGACGGCCCCCTCGTCGACCCCTTCGAGGCCATCCCCGACCTCCCCGAATCGCATCCCTACCGGAGGGTCGGCGTCGAGGGCGTCCGTGACGCCCTCGACCTGTTCGACGACGCGGTCGGCGACCGGTACCGCGGGGGACACACCGACCGGAACGCGCTGGTCCCGACCCACGGCGGGCGCATCAAGCCCACCGCGCGCTACCCCGCGAGCGCCGCGGCCGGACTCGCGAGCGACGACCGGCCCGCGCTCCTCGTGGGCTTCGAGACCGTGACCGACTTCGACGCGCCGCTCGCGGCCGCTCACCTCGAATCGGCGGGCGTCCCGTTCGCGGCGCGAGGAGTCACCGTCCGGTTCCCCGGCGGCTTCCGGGCCGACGCCCGACTCACCCGGTTCGCCGACGCGCTCGACTCGAACGAGCGCGTCGAGATCGGCGGCTCCGGGGGGAGCTACACCGAGTCGCTCCCGGCGCGCGAGGCGCTCGCCGAAGTCGTGAAGGACCGCCTCCGGGGCGAGCAGCGAGTCGGCTTCCCCGCCCTGCTCGGCCAGCACGACGCCGCGGGGGTGCGCGAATCCCTCGAAGCCGAACTCGGTGCGGCGGTCTTCGAGGTGCCGATGGGTCCCCCGAGCCTGCCGGGGCTGCGCCTCGAAGGCGCGCTCGTCTCGGCCTGCCGGGACGCTGGCGTTCGGTTCTCGACCGGCAACCCCGTGGTGGGCTACGAGACGGCGACCGGCCCCGGCGGGGACGGCGAAATCGCCGCGGTCCGGGTCGACCGAAACGGCGCGAGCGTCCCCTTCCACGCCGAGTCGTTCGTGCTCGCGACCGGCGGACTCGTGGGGAAGGGCATCGATTCGGACCGCGAGGGGGTCAAGGAACCGATCTTCGACTGCCACGTCTCGCATCCGAGCGACCGGTACGACTGGTTCGAAGACGAGACCTTCGGCGACCACCCGTTCGCCCGGTTCGGGGTCGAGACCGACGACGACTTGCGGCCGCTCGACTCGCGGGGAGCGCTGGAGTTCCCGAACCTCCGGGCCTGCGGGGCGGTGCTGGGCGGCTACGACTTCGCCGCGGAGAAGTCGGGCGCTGGCGTCTCGCTCGCCACCGGGCGGGCGGCCGGACTCGCGGCGGCGCGGGAGGGACTCGAAGCATGAGCGATGCACGAAATCCGGACGACACCGACGACACCGACGACGTGCGACAGGAAGCGACAGTGGACGACGAGGCGTTCGAGCCCGTGGCGGTGTTCGGCGAGAGCGAGGAGATGGACCTCCGGCCGGGCAGCGACGACTGCTACAAGTGTTCGACCTGCGACACCGCCTGCCCGGTCGCCGAGGTGGACGACGAGTTCCCGGGACCGAAGTTCCAGGGGCCCGAGCAGTGGCGGCTCAAGCGCAAGGGCGACCACGATATCGACGAGTCGGTGATGTCCTGCTCGAACTGCATGCGGTGTGACGACGCCTGCCCCTCGGACGTTCCGCTGAGCCAGATGCACAACACCGCCCGCGGCGAGTACGTCAAGAACGGAATGAGCAGGCTCTCCCGGGAGTACGTCCGGAACCGGATGCTGGCGAACTACCGGACGCTCGCCCGACTGGGGAGCACGGTCCCGCGACTGACAAACTTCCTCATGGGCAACTCGGTGGTCCAGACGCTCAACGAGAAACTGCTGGGAATCACCAGCGAGCGCGAGTTCCCCGAGTTCGCCGAGGAGACGTTCCGGGAGTGGTGGGAATCGAGAGGCGGAGCAAATGTCGAGAGCGACGACAAGCGCGTGGCGTACTTCCACGGCTGTTACGCCAACTACAACACGCCCGCGGTCGGCAAGGCGGCGGTCCGGGTGTTCGAGTCGTTCGGCTACGAGGTGCTGGTCCCGCCCCAGCGGTGTTCGGGCACGCCGATGTTCGCCAACGGGATGTTAGACGACGCCGAGCGCGCCGCCGAAGTCAACGTCGAAGAACTCGCGGCCGCAATCGAGGACGGCGCGGATATCATCGCCTCCTGTACCTCCTGTTCGATGTCGCTCCGACAGGAGTACCCCGAACTGTTCGACTTCGAGGGGACCGCGTCGGTCGCGGCCCGGACCTACGAGGCGGTCGAGTACCTCCGGCTGTTCGAGGACCTCGACGGAGCGCTCGAAGATAGCGAAATCGAGGGACAGGAATTCGCCTACCACGCGCCCTGTCACGCCCGGAATCAGGGCATTGCGGGGCAGGCGGTCGAACTCCTCGACCGACTCGACGGCGCGAGCGCCGAGGACGTGGGACCCTCGTGCTCGGGCATCTCGGGCACCTACGGCTGGAAGCAAGAGAAGTACGACACCTCGATGGCCATCGGCGCGGAGATGTTCGAGCACATGGAAGACGCCGACGCCGAGACCGGCCTTACGGAGTGTCCGACCTGCGCGATGCAGATGGAACACGGCACCGGCTACGAGGTCCGCCACCCGCTGGAGGTGCTGGAAGCGGCGCTGGTCGAGTGAGGCCGGGGAGGGGTGTCCGGTCCGATGTCGCTCCCTGCGACCACTCCACCGACGAGAGACCGCAACCACATGCCTCCCCAGCCAGCTCCCTCGCTCCTTCCAGTCGCTCGGTCGTTCCTCACGCGGGAATGGCGCGCGCTGGTGCGGGCCGCGGTTTGGCCCGCACCATCTCCGCGCGAGGGACGAGTATCACAGGGCCTGCCTGTGGCAGGCCCGAGAAACGCAGTCGGTTGGGGAGGGTGTGGCCCGCGGTCGCGGTGCGGTCTCTCAGAGGTGTCGGGAGTAGTGCGGTCTCTCAGAGGTGTCGGGAGTAGTGCGGTCTCTCAGAGGTGTCGGGAGTAGTGCGGTCTCTCAGAGGTGTCGGGAGTAGTGCGGTCTCTCAGAGGTGTCGGGAGTAGTGCGGTCTCTCAGAGGTGTCGGGAGTAGTGCGGTCTCTCAGAGGTGTCGGGAGTAGTGCGGTCTCTCAGAGGTGTCGGGAGTAGTGCGGTTCTCGGTGGTGTTGGAGGACGCGAGTGCGGTTCCCGGCGGTGTTGGAGGATTCGAGTTCGGTTCTCGGTGGTGTTGGAGGACGCGAGTGCATGCCCCGACCTGTCGACGGACGCGGGTGTCGTTCCCACCACCGCCGACAGGAGCGACGCCGACGCGGTTGGTCCCTAGTCCTGTCCCGGAGTCGGAGCCGGGTCGCCGCGCCCGTCCTCGACGTACTCCAGGTCGTCGGTGTAGTAGTCGACGAGCAGGACCGCGAACGCCCCGACGAGTCCGGCGACCAGCACCGCGGCCGCGCGCTCGGGTGACCACGCCCCGCCCGCGCCGACCACGCGCTCGACCGGCAGCCTGAGCGCCCCGACCATCAGCGCGACGAGGAAGGTCAGGGTCACCTGCCGGTGGGTCGCGAGTGCCCACTTCACCACGCGGGCGAACGAGAGGATGCCGACCGCCGCGCCCGCGACGAACGAGACCACCGAGACGCCGGGGCCGACCAGCGCGTCGAGGGAACCGCCCCGGACCGCGCCTATCGCCCCGTCGATGAACGCGTGGAGGGTGTTGGACATGAACACGTACTGGCCGAACAGGACGAGCAGGAGCGACCCCGATATCCCGGGCAGGATCATCGCGCAGATGGCTATCGCCCCCGCGACGAAGAGGACCGGCGGTGCGTGGGAGATGGCGGCCCCCGCCGCCTCGCCCGAGAGCGCGAACGCGACGGCGAATCCCGCGACCGCCGCCGCGCGCTCCTCGCGGGTGTCCAGACCCACCTCGCTCCAGAGGACGACCGCCGACGCCGCGATGAGACCGAAGAAGAACGCGAACAGGACCGCGGGGTTCGACGCTTCGAGCGCGGAGACGACCCCCGTCACGCCCACGATGGCGGTCATGACGCCCGCGCCCAGCACCACCAAGAATCCGACGTCCATCTCCCGGAGCGTCCCGAGCGCCCGAGCGCGCGCGTCGGGGTCGTACGCCCGCGGGAGGTCGGCGAGTAGTTGCGGGTCGAACGACGCGATAGCGCCGACGAGTCGCTCGTAGATGCCGGTTATCAGCGCGATGGTGCCGCCCGAGACGCCGGGGACGGCGTCGGCGGCACCCATGCAGACGCCCTTGAGGTAGACCGAGAGCCAACGTCCCATCGGTTCTCGTCTACGCCGACCCCGCAGAAAACAGTTGGCTTTCGGCGTTCAGTTCCGGCCAGCGAGCGCGAACGCGCCGAGAGACGCGCCGACGAGTCCGGCGCTCGCGGGTGCCACGCCCTCGCGCTCGGGGACCGCGTCCCCGAGCGCCGACTGCGAACCGGCGGGCGAGGCGAGCGACGACTGGTTTCCGTCGTCGGTCGTCTCGTTCTGGCTGGTCGATTCGTTTCCGGTCTCGGTCTTCGTCTCGTTACCGGGCGGAGCCGTCTCGTTGCCCTCGGTCTCGTTACCGTTCTCGTTGGTCGGCGGCTCCCAGGTCTCCTCGGTGAGGTCGACCGAGACGTTGCTGTCGTCCTCGCCGATGACCTGTCCCTCGGTCACGTCGGCGCTGGCGTTGTGGAAGGTGTAGCTCTCGTTGCCCGACTCGCTGAGCGGCGTGTTGAACTCGTACGGGCCGGTCGCGCGCACGCTGGTGTTGGTGTAGCCCTCGTCGGTGCCCCACTCGTCGTAGCCGGTCGTAGAGTACGGCAGGGTCATGGTGAACTCGCCGTTCTCGTTCGTCTCGGCCTGCTGGGTGTAGGTGAACGTGGAGTTGGCTCCCGTGGGCGCCATCTCGACCTCGGCGGTGACGGTCTCGTTCGTCGGGCCGCTGCCCTCGACCGTCGCGCCGGGGACGCGCTCGAACGTCTTGACCCACGAGGGGTTGGTCTTGAACAGCGCGTTGGGGTTCACGCCAGCCTCCTGGAGCAGTTGCATCTCGCGCTGGAGCGTCTGGGCGTACTCCCGGGACTGGGTGCCCGAGGACTCGCTCTGCTTGACCAGCCGGTAGTGTTCGAGCGCGGGGACGCGCTCGCTCGGGAACGGTCCGATGCCGCCGACCTGCGCGGAGCCGTCCTCCTCGACGTACTCGCGGGCCTCCTCCATCGAGTCGAACCGCTGGACGACACTGCTGTTCGGCCCGGTCGGCTCGCCGACCGCCGCATCGGAGTTGAGACCCGGGACGCGGTCGTAATCGACCACTATCGGACTCGGCTCGACCGCGCTTCCGTGGTAGAGGTAGAGCCGCGCCACCTGACTCCGGTAGTAGCGCTGGTCTTTCATGTTGAGCAGCATCTGGGGCTGGGACTGCTGGTCGGTCAGTCCGGCGTAGACCTGCGTGGAGAAGTCGGTCGACTCGACATCGTCGTTGAAGACCGTGGGCGCGCTGAACTTCGAACTCGGTTCGGCCATCTGCCAGTCGGCCATCACGTACCGAATCTCCTCGTCGTCCTCGCTGAGGTCATCGAGGACGGCGTCGGCGTCCGGCTCGCTCGGCGCGAGCAGGTACTCGGCGGCGGTCGGCGCACCCTCCTGGAACGGGTTGGCGTGCGGGATGCGCTCGCCCTGAGTCGTGATCCAGTGGCCGTAGTCCCACCACGACATCACGCCGTACGCGCCGTCGGGATAGTCGAAGTCGCTGTCCTGTTGGTCGAACGTGCCGTAGTGTTCCATCTCGTTGTCGGCACCGCCGAAGGTCCCCTCGGCGGGCGTCTCGTTCGCCATCCAGTCGAGCGTTCCGCCCCAGTTAGTCACCGCGCCGGGACCAGCGCTCGCACCCACCGACATCGCGGTCTGGGTCCTGTCGATGACCGGGTTGCCCGTGGTCCCGATGGTGGCCGGGAAGACCAGCACCGGTAACACGAGCAGGAGGATGAACACCACCGTCAGCACCTGATACCCCTCGATGTCGGTGAACGCCTCGCGGTCGGTGAGGTTCACGGCCGCGAGGGTGCGACCGAACAGGTACGCGTTCAGCACCGCGACCGGCACCACGAGGTAGTAGTTGAACCGCACCTGCGTGAACGCCGCCGCGAAGATGAACGCCGACCACACGAGCACGAGGAAGTACTCCGCGCGGTGGTCGTTCGTCCGGTAGGTCCGAACGACCATCCAGACCGCGGCCACGACGGCCGTGAACAGCATCAGGCCGTACTCCTGAAAGACGACGTCTAGCGGGGAGATTCCCCACTGCGGTTCGGCCCGAGAGAGGAACGGCTGGGCCTCGCCGATGGTCCGGGTCTGGGCGTTGGTGCCGAACCCGACGACACGGATGACGTTGTTCCGGACGAGGCGGAACAGGTCGGGGAGCGCGACCGCGACGAGTCCCACGATAGCGACGACGACACCCGCGATGGCTCCCGGATAGAGCCTCGAATCGAGGTCGCGGGCGTCCCACTCGCGGGCGAGCCACGCCATGAACGCGGTGCCTCCGGCGACCCCGAACGCGAGCAGGGGCTGGAGGGGAGAGAACTTCGTCGGGCTGAACTCGAACGTCCCCAGCGGGACGAGCATGAGCAGTCCCGCGACCGCCATGCTGGTCGCGCCGACGAACGCGAGGTGGTCGGGACTGACACCGCGGACGTAGTCGGCCGACAGCTTGAGCGCGAAGAACACGCCGAAGATGCCGACTATCAGCACGCCCGGCGGCCACGTCCAGACGTAGAGCGCCGTCGCGAACCCGGCGAGGGCGCTGTAAGCGAGCGGAACCCGGAGGGCGGCGAGGTCGCGGTCGACGAGGAGCTCGTAGACGGGCTTCTCGCGCTCGGCGACCGTCACCGCGACCATCATCGCGAACACCGCGATCACCTGGAAGAGGACCTCGGCGACGTGGTGGTCGGCGAACCCGACCGTACTCCGCCGGAGGAAGGTTCCCGGGAGCAGCGCGAGGACGACGACGCCGAACAGTCCGCCGGGGCGGCCGCCGAGGCGCTTGCCGATGAGATAGGTCGGAACCGCCACGAGCGCGCCGACCACCGCGGGAGTGACCATGACGGTCATCGCGATGGTCTGCTGGGAGGGGTCGCCCAGACCGACCACGAGCGCGGCCGTCGCCATGAGTTGGTCGTACAGCGTCCCGTACTGGCCGACGCTGGTGCCGTACGGGAAGTAGGTCCACGGGTCGTAGGGCATGGTACTCGGCCAGTTGTCGACCGTGTACGTGACCTGTCGGAGGTGATACCACGGGTCGTTTCCGTCGAGGAAGACCTCGCCGTTTCGGAGGAAGTCACCGTATGACTGGAGACGCACCCAGAGCATGAACGCGAACGCCGCGACGAGCACGGGTACGTGATACCAGTCCTCGAAGGCGTCGAGGATCGACTCGACGGATTCCGTCGAGTCTTCGACCTGCTCAGTCTGCTGGCTCATTGGCTTGAGAAACTGGCAAAACGCGCATAAGCCTTATCATCTGGACACGTACCCAACAGTTTAACTGTCGCTGATGCCGACACTTTTGCCGGGCCGGGAGAACGCCGGACGGCGGCCGTCGCTCGCGCTTCTGGAGAAGCGCGAGCGACTGTCAGGGGAGCATCTCCCTGCGGAGGTCCCGGAGGACCGCGAGAACGTCGATGCGGATGCGCTCGCTCAGGGCCAGCAGGACCGCGAAGTACGTCGCCGCGCCGACCCCGAGCAGGACCGCGATTCGGACCGCACCCGCTGCGCCGCCCAACTGGACTTCGAGGAGCCAGACCACGGCCGTCATGACCGCCATCGAGGCGACCTGTCGCGCAACGTCGACCACCGCCGACCGGGGAACCGGTTCGTCGAGGAAAGCGAGCATGCTGGCGACGCTCGCGCCGAACGCCAGCACGGTCGCCCACGCCACGCCCCACGCGCCGAACGCCACCGTGAGCGGGAGCGCAGAGAGGCCGTACGTGACGATGAGGACGACGCCGCTGGCGGCGTAGAGGCGGGGTCGGCCGGTCCCGAGGAAGAACTTCTCCAGCCCCTCGCGGTAGCCGTTCACCAGATTCGCCACCGCGAGGACGGGGATGAGCGCGTTCGCGAGGCCGACGACGCCCACCAGCGGGAGCGCTATCGTCCCGGCGCTGTTGGCGTAGATGGTCAGCAAGAGCGCGTTGCCGACGACCGCGCCGCCGCCGACGATGGGGATGGCGAACACTCCCGCGTAGGTGAACATCGCCGACAGCAGCCTGCCGACCTCCTCGTCGTCGCCCGCGGCGTCGAGCGCGGAGAACCGCGGGAACGCGACCTGCGCGAGCGCCGAGGAGAACAGCATCGACGCCTCGGTGATGGTGAACACGTTCTTGTAGACGCCGGTCGGTCCCGGGCCGACGAACTGGCCGAGCAGGATGTAGTCGGCCTGCTTGAACAGTTGGCCCGAGACGCTCTGGACGTAGGCGTACTTCGAGTAGTCGACGAACGACCGGAACAGCTCCATCGACGGCCGAGCGGGGACGACCCGCGCGAACCCGACGTACGAGACGAGGAATGTGAGGAACTGGCCCGCGATGAGCCCCCAGATGAGCCCCGGCACGCCGAAGTCGGCGACCACCAGCGCGGCCTGAATCGGGACGATGAGCGCGTACCGGCCGTTCTCTATCGCGCCGACGAGCGCGACCCGTTCTTTGCCTTCGAGGAACGAGCCCGAGAGCCGGAACAGCCCCCACGTCAGCACGGCGAGCGGGACGAGCAACGCGGCCTCGACCCCGACGAGGCCGTTTATCTGCGCTCGGAACGCCGCCGAGAGGACGGCGACGACCGCGACCCCCGCGAACAGGATTATCGCGCCGCTGGTGAAGTGGCGCGCCTCCTTACCGCCCTCGCTGACGCGCTTGACGACCACGGGGTAGAGGCCGAAGCTGAAGACGTTGGCCGCGACCATCTGGAGGCTGAAGAAGATGGCGTAGGTCCCGATGCCGTCGAACCCGAGCTGGCGGGTGAAGAAGACGGTGCCGAGGAATCCCGCCAGCGTCCCGAGGACGTTCGTGACGAACCGCTTCGATATCTCCGCGCCGACCTTCATCGTCACTCCAGATAGCCGAGTTCCCGGAGCCGGTCCTTTACTTCGCCCTCCCGCTCGTCGTCGCCCGCGACCCCCTCGCCGTCACCCGTGACCGCGTCGTCGCCCGCGAAGTCGTAGGTCTCGGGGTCGCGTTTCGCGGGGTCGGAACCCTCGGCGAACACGTCGAGGACCTCGCCGGTCGTCGATTCGGGAATCCGGTAGCCCAGCGCGTGGAGGACGGTCGGCGCGACGTCGGTGATGTGTGCGCCCTCGACCGTCCCGTCGCGGAACGACGGGCCGCGAGCGAGGAAGATGCCCTCGCGGGCGTGGCCGCTGGTGTCGACCTCGAACAGCACTTCCTCGGCGTCGAACCGCGAGGAGGCGTGGACCTCCGGCGTCTCGATGACCATCGCGAGGTCGGGCGTGTGGGGACCGCCGCGGTCGAGGCGCTCGAAGCGCACGTCGAGGCCCGCGGCGTCTGCGGCGTCGCCGAGCGCGCGCTCGGCGACGCCGCAGACGCGCTCGATCTCGTCGGGGTCGTCGGCGAGCGCGTACACCAGCGTCGTCTTCTGGCCCACGTCGGCGAGCGCCTCCGTCTCTGGCCAGTCGATGCGGCCCGTGCTCAGCGCGTTGTCGAGGCCGAGGGCGTCGCCCGTCGGGACGCCGGTCAGAGCGCTCTCGGGCACCAGCTTCCGGGCGAGCGTGAGCAGGCCGACCTTCCCGAGCAGGTCGCTTGCGGCGTCGCGGGCGGTCCCGAGCGCGGCCTTGGTCGCGTCCCCGGACTCGGTCAGCGAGACGAGTCCGGCGCGTTCGAGGGCGACGTTCGGCGCGAACTTCGCCCGGACCTTCTCGAAGCCGTGGTCGCTCATCACCACGAGGTCCTCGTCTTCGTGAGCGTCGAGGAACTCCCCGAGGCGCTCGTCGACGCGCCGGTACACCTCGAAGACGGGATTGCCGGAATCGGCTGGCGGGGTGCTGTCGGCCCCCCAGTAGTGGTGGGCCACCCGGTCGGTCGCACGAATCAGTCCGACCGCGAGGTCCGGGTCGTCGCGCTCGACGAAGTGCTCGAACGCCTCGAAGCGCTTGTCCACGAGTTCGAGGCTCAGGTCCACGTAGGCCCGCGAGCCGGGCCGCTCGTCGTTGCGGAGCTTGTACTCGCCCACCACCTCCTGAAGCTCGTCCCAGCGCTCGGGCGGGTGGGCGTACTCGTCCTTGTACTCGGGTGCGGCGGCGATTATCGTCCCCTCGATGGCCTGCCACGGGTACGAGCCGGGGATGTTGAACACCACCGCCGACCCGTTCTGGTCGTCGACGGCGTCCCACATCTTGCCGGGGACGAACTCGTCGTGGCTCAGGTCGTTCTCGCGGGTCTCCCGGTTGAAGTGGGTGAACCCGTACATGTCGAGGTCGGTCGGCTCCCGGCCGGTCGCGAACGCGGGCCACGCCGGGACCGTGATCTCGGGGACCGTGCTCTCCAGTTCCCCGCCCACGCCCTCGTCGAGCAGGCGCTCGAAGTTGGGGAGGCGGCCGGACTCCACCCACGGCTCGATGAGCGAGAGGGTCGCGCCGTCGAGTCCGAGGACTATCATGTCCGAGCGAACGCGGGGGGTCGCCAAAAGGGGTTTGGTCCCGCTTCGAAGGTGTGTTCGATGGGAGGTCCGTGGTCGCAGGTGGGACTCCTACGGAATAGAGTGACTTCGGCACCAACACTCCGAAAGCCCCCGCCCGGTCGCGGTCGCTCTGGCGGATATCCGCGCCTCACAACACCGCATCGGCGCGGATAGGGCCGCCAGAGACGACCACGGCCTTCGGCCGCGACCGGGCGGCCCCTTTCAGTCCCACCCGTGGTTCGGGTCACCGGGCGTTTTCGGCGGCTGTGTCATCGAGCGCGGTCGCCCGAGAAATCGTCACTCCAGATACCCCAAATCGGAGAG from Halorussus salilacus carries:
- a CDS encoding alkaline phosphatase family protein, producing MIVLGLDGATLSLIEPWVESGRLPNFERLLDEGVGGELESTVPEITVPAWPAFATGREPTDLDMYGFTHFNRETRENDLSHDEFVPGKMWDAVDDQNGSAVVFNIPGSYPWQAIEGTIIAAAPEYKDEYAHPPERWDELQEVVGEYKLRNDERPGSRAYVDLSLELVDKRFEAFEHFVERDDPDLAVGLIRATDRVAHHYWGADSTPPADSGNPVFEVYRRVDERLGEFLDAHEDEDLVVMSDHGFEKVRAKFAPNVALERAGLVSLTESGDATKAALGTARDAASDLLGKVGLLTLARKLVPESALTGVPTGDALGLDNALSTGRIDWPETEALADVGQKTTLVYALADDPDEIERVCGVAERALGDAADAAGLDVRFERLDRGGPHTPDLAMVIETPEVHASSRFDAEEVLFEVDTSGHAREGIFLARGPSFRDGTVEGAHITDVAPTVLHALGYRIPESTTGEVLDVFAEGSDPAKRDPETYDFAGDDAVTGDGEGVAGDDEREGEVKDRLRELGYLE